CCTAGATGCTGCAAACTAACACGGCaattttagaatcatagaaccacagaatcatttgggttggaaagtaCCCTTTAGATTCAGTCCAGCCATTCCCCCAGcgctgccaagtccaccactaacccatgaCCCCAAGCACCACATCtgcacagcttttaaatccctccagggatggggactccaccactgccctgggcagctgtgccagggcttgacaagcctttctgtgaagaaatttctcctaatATTCAATTTAAACCCACTTTCTCtcgtcctgtcccttgttccctgggagcagagcctgacccccactTGACTCCACCCTCCCACCAGGGAGCTGTAGGGAGTGAGAAGgtccctccttttctccagactgatctcccccagctgctccttgtcagacttgtgctccagacccttccctggctccgttcccttctctggacatgctgcagcacctcagtgtcttaCTTGTGCCACGCTGAAGCCACAGTGCCACCTGCCCCAAATCCTCTGCCACCATCCCAGCAGTGAGGGTGGCTGCTCCCGTCGCTATGCCAGCCCCACTAGTGGCACAGCTCCTCTCCAAACAAGATTTGACATGTCATTTAAGAAAATGCAATCTTTTTAAAGGCTTTAGTTTTGAAGTGGATGCTGTGAAGGTCTGACTTAGCTGACAGCTACACAAACAGGCGAGACAGCACAGTCGCCTGATGGACACAGCCCTGCAAGCAAAGGGACATGCTCTGCCCCAAAAACAAGTGAGAATGGACCAGTCTGGGATGTGAAAACGTGCTCTGCAAGGCAGGACCAGAAAGCAGGTCTTCCCTTTCCTGCTCAGCCCTTCATTCCCTACAAGAGACTGCTGCTTCATAGCCCATGTCTGCCCAAATACTTCCCTTGCAAGGATTTACTGGTccatacatttatatattttccaTACCTATTCAAATTCTGTTTGTTGTTTCTGAGGTAGACAACAAACTCTTAAAAATGCAGATCCCAAGTTTTAGTTGTATATGTTTTTGAGGAACAGCCACCAAAAACTCAAGGCAAACTAATACCATCAGCCAACCCTGAGAACATGAAGCACAGCTCACACATAAGTTGTTCAGCTTGTCTTAAGAGAGAACTTTATAAAGATGCCATACGTGAAGATGAACAGATCAGTGTTTTTAATTgtcttttggaaataaaatcaaGTCAGAGTGAAGCAGGGAGAAATCAAAGGatgtgtttgtgtttatttaaaactCAATGGCATCTTTTTTGTTAGggaatttactttttcttttaatttgcattttaaattgcATTGTGATAGAAAGGTAAATGCTGATCTATCAATCTTGGGTCCTCCCTGCccctgaaaaaaacctgaatgtTGTGTTTTTCTGCATGTACTCCCCAAGGATTTTGAGGACGGGGAGGGATAATTTCGGTACATCTAATTCAGGCAATCGAATTTTACTCCCTGCACCCATCAAATGATTTAAGCTTGCTTTCCCTCCCTGGACGCTGGTGCACCCAGGGCACAAGAGCTGGGAAGGCAGCCAGGGTGAGGATTTCGGGTGAGTCTGAGGAAGAGGTTTTATTGAGGCTGGTAAATCATCCACAGGCTGTCACAGAGGCCTGGGGCTACTCAATGCCCTCGAGGGGGGAAAAAGGTCCATGGCAATTATATTTCCTAAATTGACTTTTAGCTGACACAATAGCTGAACAATATTCCTTAGTAGAAATgtcaaaattcagaaaaaaataatcattttgCCCAAGTGACATAGAATCctggaaaggtttgggttgaaaggaatcttaaagcccatctcgttccacctcctgccatgggcagggacaccttccactagcccaggttgctccaagccccgtccaacctggccttggacacttccagggatccaggggcagccacagcttctctgggcaacctgtgccagggcctcaccaccctctgagtaaaaaACTTCTGcgtatctaatctaaactgaCTCTCTTTAGATTTAAAACCATCTCTCCTTGCTCTATTGCTACAGGCCCTAataaaaagtttgtccccaaGACAACCCAACCTTCCAGCCCTGCTTAGCCCCCCTCACTTCCCTCCATGTATGAGTGCTCCTCATCCATCCCAAGCTGTTGCAAGGGAGctctaaaataatttcagagctGAATTTTTGCCctgaagcagagcagaagggagGGCATGGGAGCTGAAGAGAGGCACCACTGGGGCTGGGTGCAAGtggagagggggaggaaggcTCCCTGAAACTGTGTCCCCACTGTTGCTGCACCTTCAGGCAGGACTTCTCCGCATCCCCTGGGGAAGTGCCAGCCCCTGAGCAGGGTGGCTGAAGGATATGATGCACAGTGACATCTTGGGATGGCTGACAGATCCCAAAAACACCTCAGTTtcagaaatgttcttttttgttgcaaatgcaaaataatttacagCTCCTttgcttggggaaaaaaaaaaagctctttgtAATGACTTTCTAATGACTCATCAATCTTATCTCCCTTTTTGCTTTTACCTTTCCtatcttcttttttcttgctaCCGTCTCAATAGCTGGGGTGGGCACATAGGAGATCATGTGAATTTAGCAACCCTTCCCCAGTATTTTTATCCTCAAATGTCACCATTTGGAAATACCAGCCTGAGAATGGGCATCAGGCTGGAGGGACTCTGGCAAGTCTGTCAGACGTGGGCAGCACGTGGTGTTGGCACAGGCCAGGAGCGGTGTAAGAGCCGTGAGGCTGCTGAGGGATCAACTGGGCCATGGCTGGTGGGTGCCATGGTGTTGCAGCGCTCAGTGGGTCCAGCTAAACCCCCCTGCACCTTTTTCCTTGTCCTCCCCCCACAGAGCGAGCCCGGGATTACCTGCACAAGACCGGACGCTTCATCGTCATCGGTGGCATCGTCTCGCCCGTGCATGACTCCTATGGGAAGACGGTGGGTTGTCCCcattttccctctctgcctcctgtGTGCAATGGTATCTCTGAAACCAGGGATGAGCACTGGGCAGCACTGCCTGACCCATGGTCCCTTCCTGTTCATCTtctgcctggggcagctcctgacCATGGGAAAGTCTcggagaggagggaaaggatgaAACCACTCACTCTTTGGATAAAAGCCACAGCAAGGCCCTATAACCAACCAAAGTACTAGACAGCAAAGAGAAATGTTCTCACCCAAAACAGTGGTGGCCATCTTGCTGGgtagttttttgggtttgttttaattatttcaaagtcaatttttttttttttttttttttttttgcgggGATGGAAACTATGAAAACGGTAGCCTTTAGAAGCACTTTCCAAATTAGGAGTGGAGAGTTTCCTCCTCTCCTGAAAGCTGGAGAAATTTAACCAAGAAACCACCAccccagctctggctctgctgcagcacgGAGCTGGGAGTGGTGGTGCTGAGCAAATCTCACCTCCTGGTGCGTAGTCAGGGCTGACGCCCAGCAGGAACTCCTCCCTTCCAGCAAACAGGAgcttaaataaatgtttatggGCAGGAACGAATCCTTCTGGCCTGTCTCACCTGAGTGAGCCTGATGTTCTGCCCCAGGAAAGTTTGCAAGCTCAGGCTGGCCAGGGTATGATGTAACCATTCCTCCTTCACCCTCTTTTGCAGGGTCTGGTCTCGAGCCGGCACCGCCTGACCATGTGCCAGCTGGCTGTCCAGTCCTCTGACTGGATCAGGTGAGTGGCAGAGCCCACCCTGTTGTGGCATCAGCGGcctggcagcccctgccccttccccgcCCCGCGGTGGCAAAGGCCTGTGTGCAAAGCAGAGATGCCACCAGCTGGTAGAGCTCCAGGACAGACTTTCTCCTCTCCAAGCCCAAGCTTGATTAAAAACCAAAGACCTTCCTCTCCCAGTCCAGCAGAGAACAGATGCAGATGGTTAGATCACCCTTCAAGGGAGCTCTGGGGATTCAGGAGGTCTTGCAAGCCCCCTGCTCAGCCTGTGGTGTCTGGGCAAGGCTCAAAGTCACTCAGCCCACCCCAGCTTTGTGCTGTGGCACCTTCCCTTTCCAcacctgcagcaccagcccACAGACTCTCACCTTCCCAGCATCACCACATGGCATCTGGTGGCTGAGGTGGGACCAGAAACACCTTGGGCTGCCCTCAGAAACAGGGTTGTGACATGTGTAGTCACATCCAATCCAAATGAAAGCTGGTTAGTTGGGTACCAAGAGCGGAAAGGTACCCTGGCATGTGTTCAGGTCTCCAGAGCTGTTAGGAAGGGCTGGGTGGAAGGGCTGGAGGAAGGACATGGTCCATGGCACACTTGTGGAGTGATGGTAGCTGCTTGTGGCACTGCTGGCCAGCCCGGTGGGAAGGATGTGGCACGGTCAGGAGGTCCAGTGGCCATCGGCCAACGCTGTTGCCTTGCTGTGTTCCTGCAGGGTGGACCCCTGGGAGTGCTACCAGGACACCTGGCAGACCACCTGCAGTGTGCTGGAGCACCACCGTGACCTGATGAAGGTGAGGCAGTCCCCGCACCGGGGGTGCACCCAGAGGTGAGGGCATGGGGAGGGTGCAGGAATGGGGTTGCTCTTCCCCCAGTGTGGGAACAACTAAAACATGTCTGAGACAGGATGAGAGAAGACTTGCAGGAACATCTGTGAGATCCTGACCTGGAAGAGGCGCAAGATTCCTTGTCACAGCCACTTTGAGCTCCTTGCTCTGATGTTGGAAGGAAATTGGGCCCTCCAGCTGGAGCCAGCAGCCATCCTGGACCCAGGAACAccaggaggggagcaggggtGAAGGCAGAGAGAAGGCAGGGATGGGCACAAGCCAAATCATTATTGCTGCCTACTGGTTCCTCCCAGAGGAGAAGGCGAGGTGGATGGGCCTTCCCACTCACCAGCTGAGCCAAAACTGCTGTATGAACTTGATGGAGAAACTCAGTGGGAAAATTCAGCACCTGGGAAGTCTCTGGGAGCACAAACCCCAGCAGGAAAAGTCCCTCCAAAACCCAGGCAGGTCTGAGAGCCATGGGAAAAGGTGGCTGCCCTCTGGTGACTGCAGGGAAGCAGGGGTGCTGGCACACTTGGATACAGCAAGAAAACCAAAGATGGGAAATGGATGAAAGAGCATCACACAAAGTTACAGGCAGCCCAGACAGGAGACACAGCATTAACTAGCCCAGCAGAATGTGTGGTGCATCCAAGGACTATGATGCTGAAGCTGAGGAGTCGCCGGCCATGCTTTACTTctcctgcagggactgggagggagaagagaacaTGTTTGCTCCTTGCCAGCCTCATGGCTCCACACAAAAAGTTAGCACTACCTTAATCACAAGTCATTATCCACAGGGTCCTGCTGGCCTCAGGCTCATGGGACTGGGGATCCTAAAGTGAGCTTGGACATACTTGTCACTGAAGATGACCTTGAGCCAAGGGTGGGGAGGCTTGATATGGGGACAAAAATGTTTTGGGAGGTTGCTGGGGTGAAGACGCTCTTCCAGCTACACTTCTCCCTCATTGCAGAGAGTGACTGGATGCATCCTCTCCAATGTCAACACGCCCTCCATCACCCCTGTGATTGGCCAGCCCCAGAATGAGTCCTCGCAGAACATCTACCAGAACAACAACAATGTCTCCAACAAGCCCACTGCAGGTAGGTGGCATCAGGGTAGGGAAGAGGGGGATTACTACTGACCCCTTacctcccagccagggctgccaaGCATTAGGAACAGTGCTCCATCACCTTGTCTTTGGACAGATGGCTCATCTGGCTTCATGCACCAAGCccagggtggggtgggggtgcagTGGAGAAGTTACCATCCAGCACAGCAAGGGGAGCCAAGAACAGCATAAAATGGCTGTAAAATCTCACTGGGCTTCAGCTGGATGATGtccaggcagggagagcagctaAAGGAAAAGGTACCTGATGCTCACAGGGTGCATGCAAGGGAAGAACTGGCAGGAGAGATGATGGAGCTGGATCCCCTATGAACCAGTGGGATACGGGACATGAAAGTATTAGCTAGGGAGAAGTGGGAGCATTACTTAAATCCCATAAAAATGGACATCTTGTGGTTTTCTTAGTGATTTTAGCTGTCCAGCTGGTCTCTTCAAGGCACAGGGTAGCACTCTGGGGAGTTAAGACCAAGAAAGGAGGtggcagggaggtgctgggagcagTTCCTGCACAGGAGCATCTTGCAGGACCAGGGTGGCTGAAGAGCTTGTACGGGTTAATTGCACCACCTCTCTCCCATTaattttccttcacttttaGCAAAAATCCTGGGGAAGGTGGGAGAAAGTCTGAGCCGAATTTGCTGTGTTCGCCCACCCATGGAACGCTTCACATTTGTGGGTACGTAGAGGAAAGGTCCAGTGTCAGtccagcccccagccctcctcccagccccctgTGCTAGGCCAGGCACCAGcacctctctttttcttccctttctcagatGAAAATGCCAACCTGGGGACAGTGATGCGATATGAGGAGATCGGTGAGTGCacagccccccagctcccctgggccAGCGCCATGTGGCTCGCGAGCTACTGGAAAAAGATCCAGGGGCAAGTGAAGGATATAGGATCATCTCACCCCGGTGCCAGCTACTGGGGCTCAGGGGTGAAACAGGAGCAGTGCTTAACTGTGCTGAGCCTGGCCCTGTTGGCAGACAGCAGCTGAAATAAGGGAGTGAGCAGTGGGGATACGTCCCCCGTGCAGACACAGACCTGCCATGGCACCATGCCTTGACAATCACCCCAAGTGCCCTCCCATGGTGGTGTCATCCCATCCTGGCAAtgcctgcagccctgcaaaGCCTTGAACGGCAGCAGGAGGGATTTCAGCTGCCCTTTCCTCTAAAGCCCTGTAAGGGTTTCAGGCCCACCAGGCTGCCCCAGATGTGGCCCCACCATACATCACCCAGAGGTCTGTGTGGAGAGAGTGCTGGTGGCTCTGACACCCTTTTCATGGGCAAGCTCACACACAGCCTGGCACTACAGCCATCCCAGCACCTACACCACACAGAGCCCAGAGGCTTTGGCTACCTGGAAATGCCGAACAGGGAGGCACCCTCCCATGTAGCCACCTCTTCCCACTCCTCTGAGTGGGTTTATGGCTTTTCTCTGGCAGctgtgcaaataaataaatctttagGGGCCTGTCAGAGCAGAAAGCTCCTTCCCATGCCACAACTTTCTTGCTGAGCTGCGAAGCCAACCCTGAAGTTATGGGGCTGGTGCCTGTTCAGCCCCATGTGCTCACACCTGTGagcttctctccttttcttcagagCTTCGCATCTTACTGCTCTGTGGCAGCGACCTGCTGGAGTCCTTCTGCATCCCCGGTCTCTGGAACGAGGCGGATGTGAGTCACCACTGCTGGGCATCCCTCCAtgctcctcttccccaggctcccttcctcctcctcctctgcttcccacaCCCCATGCTCTTGGGAGCCACTCAGGTCTCTTGGGATGACAGGAACTGTGCCCACCGGCCCCActgcctcctccttcccaaCCCTGACCCTCACCTCCCCTACACACTTCCACAGGGCTTCCACAGACTCAAGCCCTGCTCCCACTCACTGCCCATGCAGAGGATGTAATCTGGGATGCAGGGTGAGCCCATCCCAAGGCTGTGCTTCCACTCCTTGTCCCTCAGAAGGAGGCAGAATCAAGTAGATGCCAATCCCAGCAGAGTGAGGTGCACAGGTAGGAAGTAAGATCTTTACAGAAGTTGCCCAGACATTAGAAATTAAACACAATTAGAGCCAAATCAACAGCTTTTACTGTTGGTCCTTGCCTGAAGAAGCCACATTTTCATGGGAGAACACCAGCCCTGGAGAGAGGATGGGTTAATGACCCACATGCTGCtccagagcagtgctggctATGGGGTCTCCCCCAGCTCTTCACTGAGATCAGGCAGTCAGCACAAACCTCCCTCCTTGAACCTCTCAACCATTTCTAAATTCAGTTACCACATCTTCAGTCCTAAGTTTTGTAAAGCAATTAGGTGGCAGGCATCTCCTCTGAAAGGCTTAAAAAGCTGAGATGAGGCAAGTCCTGAAGCCCAGCACAAAGGATGCAAAAATGTCCTCCTTAGGCAACCTCTTCTGCTGCCACCTCCTTCTACCGTGAGTTCTCCTCAAAGTCTGAATTCATCACCCAGTAATAGGATTTAACCCCGTGCCTTTTATTTCATCCACTGCAGACCACTTGCCTTgataattctgtttttctgcGAAAGGCTGCTGACATATCCCCAAACTCACTTTCCATCTCCATCCAGACCATGGCCCAGCTTTCACAGAGTAGGGGAGGTTGGCAGACAGTGGCAGGTTTTGTGGGGGGTGATTATAAAGCTCTCCACACTTTGGGTTGTTCCTAGATGGAGGTGATCGTCGGGGAGTTCGGGATCGTGGTGGTGCCCCGGGATGGAGCAGATCCCGACCGGATCATGAACCACTCCTCCATCCTCCGCAAGTACAAAGTGAGTGGATGCACACATGGCCAGGGAAGGCTGTGAGAGGACCCACAGCCTCTCTCTACCCAGGAGAGCACTTCTGCCACAGGGCACAAAATGTCTCGGGGTCAAATGCTCTCAGCGGCTGGGTGGGATGAGCCACCATGCAGCCACCTCCCAAGGCCAGCAGGGTGGGGAGGCTGGTGGGGCAGACACCTGCTTTTAAGCCATCCCTtcactcctctttccctccttcccctgcagaaCAACATCCTGGTGGTGAAGGATGACTCAAACCACCCCATGTCGGTCGTCAGCTCCACCAAAAGCAGGTGGGTGATGCAGGGGGATTGGGGGAAGAGCAGGGtgcccccagccagcccctccATTGTCCTCACATGGACACCTGACCCATCCAAGTGGGCTCTGatccctttctctccccccgTGCCCCCAGACTGGCCCTGCAGCACGGGGATGGACACGTTGTGGATTACCTCTGCCAGCCTGTCATCGACTACATCCTCAAGAGCCAGCTGTACATCAACGCCTCTGGCTAGGAGCCAGAGGCCTTGCAGCGAGACAGCCCTCGTGTCCCGCCTACCTGCAGCTCTCCAtcactctttcttctctctctcagtcCGTGTCTCCATCTCTCTCCCCATCCCATGGCctcctgcctgtgtctgcctctCACCCCCGGCACCAACACTCCATCGTGCAGCAATGTCCAGGGAACAGTTTGGTCTCTTTTTGGGGGTactgccctgccctgcacacgtggggagggaggaggaaccGGTACGAGAGCGATGTGCTCGGTGTGCTCAAGGGGAGGCTGCCCCGGCACCCCCTCCCAGCATGTCCCTGGGAAAAGGCCCCCTGGTCCGTCCTCCCAGCATGCTCAGAGCAGGGGCTACCTCTTCTGCATCATCTTACAGAACTTAAGCTCAATAAATCTaggtgcattttttttattcagtagtTTTAGTGCGAGCCCTTTGAGCCTCTCGACCCAGTGACCAACCAAACCCTGGTTGGCACCGGCTTGGTGCCTCATGGCACGTGAGCCTCCCAGACTGGCAATAGGACAGCCCAGCTAACCAAATCCTCCTCCTGGTCCTGAAAAATCAtggagaagggagcagaggCCTTGGCAATCATCGCTGCCAAAGCATTGCAGGGAAAATGTCATGTCTCACCTTCCCTTGGCTGCAAGAACTCAAGTCACTCCCTGGGTGACTTGAGTTGGGGTGATGTTCTACTCCAACCCATAGCACCTAGAAAGGGATCTGCCACTTATGGAGCCGAGAAATGAGGTAGAAAGAAGCAGGTAGTGAGCCAAAACCTCTGTTGACAATTTTCCCCAAAGCTGGTTGGGTCCATCACCATCCTCTGGCCTTCAGATCACTATTTCTGTCTGTAAActtcccccttctcccacctCTCCgactctcttcctcttcttgaAGAGTTCATTAAATGCATGATACTTTCCCCCTCCCAAACCAGCTGTGGCTACTTCGCACATCCCTTGGGACATGCCAggctcctgctctcccacctGTGAGGTGCCTCCAGATGCCGGGGATGGAGCCTGGTGGAGACGTGCCAGGGCAGGTAACAGGGAGCAATTACTGAAGCCTTGTGGAGCGGAGGGTTGCTGGAGCAGGCTCGTGACCTGCTGAGCATCTCTAGGGTGCAAGgaccctgcacagctcctggggAAGGTCACAGCCACAAGGAGGAAGGTTTACCCCTCACCTTCTGTTCTCCCTTTGCTCCATCTAACCTTATATTGCTTTAGGTGGAGCCGTACAGTTGCCTGTAGCTGAGAGTCCTCCACGGTGTTTCAAGGAAAGACGTGAAATTTCCTCTACTTCATCCCTTAAAAGTCCACAAAGTAGCTCTCATTGAAGCTTCAATTGGTGAGACTTGGCACTAAATTTGgcctgctgggtgctgctggcatCCCTGGAACAGCAAACAGCTTTGGACAAAACAAGGCAGGCCATGGTCACAGGGTCCTTGCAGCAGGCAGCATTTTAGGAACAGTAGCTGACAACTTCTCAGGACGACATAGCCCTTCCCAGAAGGGAAATCATGAGGGACAGAGGTGATGTGACTCACCCAAAGGCCCCAGAAGAGGTCTTTCCTTACCAGGGATTTCCCTCTGCACGGTGAGGTTTGTTCGGGAACTGTTCTAAATTCGGCAGCTGagtccctcagcagcagctccggTGTCTCCAGGTGGTTGCGTACGTATTCCATGGGATGAGGAGACTGGAGATGCCAAAGCAGAGAGGGTGGCGAGTGTGTGGGGGACTCAGAGAACAGGAATGCCTCTTTTCCAGGGAGGTTTTCAGCCAGCTCGAGCTGGTCAGCACCACCCCACTGAGCTCCCTCAGCTGACGTGCTGGGCGGGTGCCTGTGGTGGGACACCTCATCCATGAGGTAACGAGTAACCAGGTGCTGGACTCCACCCATTGTTGTCACACATTCAGGTTGTCagtctcctctccctctccaccCCAACACAGAAGGTATTCCACACAGCAGCCTCCCCTCCTTGCCAGACCTCACCGTGTTtctcagctcccagctggaggagaagcagcagtggTGGCAACCAGCCTCCAAAACACACCCAGAGGGGCTGAACCTCCTGGGGGGGCAGCGCCTCTTGGAAGGGGTATGAAAGACAGTGGGTTCCCACTGAGGAAAAGACACGGGGAAGTAAAAcaaaggagatggagaaggaaggaaggtgtCATGTCCGAGAGCCACCTCtgatcctccctccctccctagGTACGTGGGATGGGACGTGGGAACGCCAGTGCTTCCCACCCCATCATGGTTAGGATGGCATGGCTTAGAGACGTAGTGTTGTGGTACAGATGATGAGTATATTCTGTCTGACTAGTCTTACCTGCGCCTTCGTGTATCAGCTCAGCAAAACTCACTGAtggggggtgggatggggggtttGTAACAGGTCCTTCAGCTCTGGGACCCATttggaaaaatgtatttgggtgggtatgggaaaaaaataatcatctgTGATGATCCATGTGACTGCCAGGGAGGTGAGGATTGGGGTTTGCAGAGTGCAGGGGAGGGGTGGGAAGAAGCTTGCGGGTCTTGGTCTTTGAACCTCCACTTTTAAACAGTGCAATTTGCTGAAAGAGAAATGAACTTCAAACaccctttgggggaaaaaataaataaaggggggagggaaaggggttGAAGTTGTCATGCCACCGATTTCACCTTTGTCAAAAGTTTtggagccttttttttcttttttttctgttgctatatgaaaaaaaacagtcattaaaaaaaaatttatcagcaaaatgtttaaattatgtaataaacaaaacaaaacaaagatgtTACTGGTGTAATTTTAAAACAGCCCCAAGACAATCAGGACAAGGAGAGCAAATGGCTGGGATAACCCATGGCCAAACCCACCTAAATCAGGAAGCCTGAGA
This genomic window from Pseudopipra pipra isolate bDixPip1 chromosome 9, bDixPip1.hap1, whole genome shotgun sequence contains:
- the NMNAT2 gene encoding nicotinamide/nicotinic acid mononucleotide adenylyltransferase 2, whose protein sequence is MTETTKTHVILLACGSFNPITKGHIQMFERARDYLHKTGRFIVIGGIVSPVHDSYGKTGLVSSRHRLTMCQLAVQSSDWIRVDPWECYQDTWQTTCSVLEHHRDLMKRVTGCILSNVNTPSITPVIGQPQNESSQNIYQNNNNVSNKPTAAKILGKVGESLSRICCVRPPMERFTFVDENANLGTVMRYEEIELRILLLCGSDLLESFCIPGLWNEADMEVIVGEFGIVVVPRDGADPDRIMNHSSILRKYKNNILVVKDDSNHPMSVVSSTKSRLALQHGDGHVVDYLCQPVIDYILKSQLYINASG